Proteins from a single region of Cherax quadricarinatus isolate ZL_2023a chromosome 89, ASM3850222v1, whole genome shotgun sequence:
- the deltaCOP gene encoding coatomer subunit delta, giving the protein MVLLAAAVCTKSGKALVSRQFVEMTKSRIEGLLAAFPKLMTGGRQHTFVETESVRYVYQPLDRLYMLLITTRASNILEDLETLRLFSRVIPEYCRNMEESEILENSFHLIFAFDEIVALGYRESVNLAQIRTFVEMDSHEEKVYRAVRETQEREARTKMKEKAKELQRKRYEELKRGGKSQGYSGGNTGGFGMSGGFGGGSGGFTTPTETITANTQETRPSSIKPAGPNRAMKLGSKAKDVDSFVDQLKSEGEQVVSSSEPVSKMTPVKTPQVDVEAIHIVMSEDLIVRAGRDGGLQNMEVQGILKLRITDPEHGFIKVQVDNTDTRPIQLQTHPNVDRDLWRSCGQIGMKMSNKPFPHNTDVGVLKWRFQTADDSHVPLSINCWPQENGAGGCDVNIEYNLEKRDMELNEVTITIPLASGAPPPVINECEGEHEYDRTHCALVWRIPVIDKASPTASMDFTARGAPDNFFPVRVSFHSPRPYCDLKVLGVVSTSDGAPVTFSHETQLKTNVYEID; this is encoded by the exons ATG GTATTGCTGGCTGCGGCGGTGTGCACCAAGAGCGGCAAGGCTCTGGTGTCACGCCAGTTCGTTGAGATGACAAAGTCTCGCATTGAGGGCCTCCTTGCAGCATTTCCAAAGTTAATGACTGGTGGGCGGCAGCACACCTTTGTGGAAACAGAGTCTGTCCGCTATGTCTATCAGCCTCTAGATAGACTCTACATGTTGCTCATCACAACTCGTGCCTCAAACATTCTGGAAGACTTGGAAACCCTACGGCTCTTTTCTCGTGTG ATCCCAGAATATTGCCGCAATATGGAGGAGAGCGAGATTCTTGAAAATTCCTTCCATCTCATCTTTGCCTTTGACGAGATTGTGGCATTGGGTTACCGTGAGTCTGTTAACTTGGCTCAGATCCGAACATTTGTAGAAATGGATTCGCATGAAGAAAAAGTTTATAGAGCTGTTCGTGAGACTCAGGAGAGGGAGGCTCGAACCAAGATGAAG GAGAAGGCCAAGGAGCTGCAACGAAAACGTTACGAAGAATTAAAGAGAGGTGGCAAGAGCCAAGGTTATTCAGGTGGCAACACTGGAGGTTTTGGCATGTCTGGAGGATTTGGAGGAGGCTCAGGAGGCTTCACAACTCCTACTGAAACCATTACAGCTAACACACAG GAGACAAGACCATCTAGTATAAAGCCAGCTGGACCCAACAGAGCCATGAAGCTAGGCAGCAAGGCCAAAGATGTAGACTCTTTTGTGGACCAACTTAAATCTGAAGGAGAGCAGGTTGTGTCTTCCTCAGAACCAGTCTCCAAGATGACACCTGTCAAAACACCCCAAGTAGATGTAGAAGC AATACATATAGTAATGTCAGAGGACCTAATTGTGCGAGCTGGAAGGGATGGAGGCTTACAAAACATGGAGGTTCAAGGTATACTCAAATTGCGTATTACAGACCCTGAACATGGCTTCATCAAGGTTCAG GTTGATAATACAGACACCAGACCAATTCAACTCCAGACCCATCCTAATGTGGACCGTGATCTGTGGCGCTCTTGTGGACAAATAGGTATGAAGATGTCTAATAAACCATTCCCACATAACACAGATGTGGGTGTACTTAAGTGGCGCTTCCAGACAGCAGACGACAGTCATGTTCCCCTTTCTA TTAACTGTTGGCCACAGGAGAATGGTGCAGGAGGCTGTGATGTTAATATAGAATATAACTTAGAGAAGAGAGACATGGAACTTAACGAGGTGACCATCACCATACCTCTGGCCTCGGGTGCACCTCCACCAGTGATAAATGAGTGTGAGGGCGAGCATGAGTATGACCGCACCCACTGTGCTTTGGTATGGCGCATTCCAGTTATCGATAAGGCTTCTCCCACTGCATCTATGGACTTCACTGCACGTGGTGCTCCAGATAACTTCTTCCCAGTGCGTGTGTCTTTCCATTCACCTCGACCATACTGTGACCTCAAG GTTCTGGGCGTTGTGAGCACATCGGATGGAGCACCAGTGACGTTCTCTCACGAAACACAACTTAAAACCAACGTGTATGAGATTGACTAG